Proteins encoded in a region of the Colius striatus isolate bColStr4 chromosome 18, bColStr4.1.hap1, whole genome shotgun sequence genome:
- the NOG gene encoding noggin: MDHSQCLVTIYAVVVLLGLRLEQGACQHYLHIRPAPSDNLPLVDLIEHPDPIFDPKEKDLNETLLRNLMGGHFDPNFMAISLPEERLGVEDLAELDLLLRQRPSGAMPSEIKGLEFYEGLQPGKKHRLSKKLRRKLQMWLWSQTFCPVLYTWNDLGSRFWPRYVKVGSCYSKRSCSVPEGMVCKPAKSVHLTILRWRCQRRGGQRCTWIPIQYPIISECKCSC, from the coding sequence ATGGATCATTCCCAGTGCCTTGTGACTATATACGCCGTGGTGGTTCTGCTGGGTCTCCGGCTAGAGCAGGGCGCCTGCCAGCACTATCTGCACATCCGACCGGCTCCCAGCGACAACTTGCCCTTGGTGGATCTAATCGAGCACCCGGACCCTATCTTTGACCCCAAGGAGAAGGATCTTAACGAGACCTTGCTAAGGAACCTCATGGGCGGACACTTCGACCCTAACTTTATGGCTATTTCCTTGCCCGAGGAGCGGCTTGGAGTGGAGGATCTAGCCGAGCTGGACCTGCTGCTCAGGCAGAGACCCTCGGGAGCGATGCCCAGCGAAATCAAGGGGCTGGAGTTCTACGAGGGGCTGCAGCCGGGCAAGAAGCACAGGCTGAGCAAGAAGCTGCGCAGGAAGCTGCAGATGTGGCTCTGGTCCCAGACCTTCTGCCCGGTTCTATACACGTGGAACGATCTCGGCAGCCGCTTTTGGCCCCGGTATGTCAAAGTGGGCAGCTGCTACAGTAAAAGGTCTTGTTCGGTCCCAGAAGGCATGGTCTGCAAACCTGCCAAGTCCGTGCATTTAACGATCCTGAGGTGGAGGTGCCAGCGCCGGGGGGGGCAGCGCTGCACGTGGATACCCATCCAGTACCCCATCATTTCGGAGTGCAAGTGTTCTTGCTAG